A single region of the Gossypium arboreum isolate Shixiya-1 chromosome 12, ASM2569848v2, whole genome shotgun sequence genome encodes:
- the LOC108477692 gene encoding protein MIZU-KUSSEI 1-like yields the protein MGESSGSTFSYNESESSIISSESHSNSTSRLQPISLVQPSQKNQKDKPKVLRVFQSVFRAFPIINRKCKFPTCPIVGVSTETHKSSTGNRVTGTLFGFHKGKVSLALQENPKCLPWLVIELALQTNVLQKELSAGMVRIVLEYEKQTEKEKIKLFDEPLWTMYCNGKKIGYGVKREATEDDLSIMELLKAVSMGAGVLPGNTETEGPDGELAYMRAFFERVVGSKDSQTFYMVSPDAKNGPELSIFLVRI from the coding sequence ATGGGGGAGTCCTCAGGTTCAACCTTCTCTTACAATGAATCTGAGTCCTCAATCATTTCGTCAGAATCTCATTCAAATTCAACCTCACGCCTTCAGCCTATTTCCCTTGTCCAACCATCGCAAAAGAACCAGAAAGATAAACCCAAAGTTCTTCGTGTTTTTCAATCCGTTTTTCGTGCATTTCCTATCATCAACCGGAAATGCAAGTTCCCAACCTGCCCTATCGTCGGCGTATCAACAGAGACTCATAAAAGCAGCACAGGGAATCGGGTGACGGGGACTTTGTTCGGATTTCATAAAGGTAAGGTGTCTCTTGCCTTGCAGGAAAACCCTAAGTGCCTCCCTTGGTTAGTTATTGAGTTAGCTTTGCAAACCAATGTGCTGCAAAAGGAATTGAGTGCTGGGATGGTTAGAATCGTCCTGGAGTATGAAAAGCAAACTGAAAAGGAAAAGATTAAACTGTTCGATGAGCCTTTGTGGACAATGTATTGCAATGGGAAAAAAATTGGGTATGGGGTAAAGCGAGAGGCAACGGAGGATGATCTGAGCATAATGGAGCTCCTCAAGGCTGTTTCAATGGGCGCTGGGGTTTTGCCGGGGAATACTGAAACTGAGGGTCCAGATGGGGAATTAGCCTACATGAGGGCTTTCTTCGAACGAGTCGTTGGCTCCAAGGATTCCCAGACCTTTTACATGGTGAGCCCCGATGCGAAAAATGGGCCTGAGCTCAGTATATTTCTTGTGAGAATCTGA